One Peterkaempfera bronchialis DNA window includes the following coding sequences:
- a CDS encoding prepilin peptidase gives MLHPDIPGALAGAAIGLLSGGRLRAAVARHTDPPPRQLPVRAAAVASPALLGAATGLTPVAAALGWAALLGVALAFVDGAVHRLPNALTLPAFAGTALLLTAAALLDGRPGVLPRCLLAALALGTLYTALALVAPVGLGDAKLAPTLGALLGWYGWATVFAGLLTGFLLAGLWGAALLLTRRAKGADPLPFGPFMLLGALVAVVLAA, from the coding sequence ATGCTGCATCCGGACATCCCCGGGGCGCTGGCCGGCGCCGCGATCGGCCTGCTCAGCGGGGGGCGGCTGCGGGCCGCCGTGGCCCGCCACACCGACCCGCCGCCCCGGCAGCTCCCCGTCCGGGCCGCCGCCGTCGCCTCGCCGGCCCTGCTCGGCGCAGCCACCGGCCTCACCCCCGTCGCCGCCGCCCTCGGCTGGGCGGCGCTGCTCGGCGTCGCCCTGGCCTTTGTGGACGGTGCCGTCCACCGGCTGCCCAACGCCCTCACCCTCCCCGCCTTCGCCGGCACCGCCCTGCTGCTCACCGCCGCCGCCCTGCTGGACGGCCGCCCCGGTGTCCTGCCGCGCTGCCTGCTCGCCGCGCTGGCCCTGGGCACGCTCTACACCGCGCTGGCCCTGGTCGCCCCCGTCGGCCTCGGCGACGCCAAGCTCGCCCCCACCCTCGGCGCCCTCCTCGGCTGGTACGGCTGGGCCACCGTCTTCGCCGGACTGCTCACCGGCTTCCTGCTCGCCGGGCTCTGGGGGGCCGCCCTGCTGCTCACCCGCCGCGCCAAGGGTGCCGACCCCCTCCCGTTCGGCCCGTTCATGCTGCTCGGCGCCCTGGTCGCGGTGGTCCTGGCGGCCTGA
- the mgrA gene encoding L-glyceraldehyde 3-phosphate reductase, with protein MTPAPYRPVDDRYDGRMPYRRTGRSGLKLPAISLGLWHNFGDDKPMETQRAILRRAFDLGVTHFDLANNYGPPYGSAEANFGRHFAADFRPYRDELVISTKAGYDMWPGPYGEWGSRKYLLSSLDQSLTRMGLDYVDIFYSHRFDPDTPLEETMGALASAVQQGKALYVGISSYSAERTREAAAILADLGVPLLIHQPSYSMLNRWLEEDGLLEVLEEAGAGCIGFAPLAQGLLTDRYLHGVPEGSRATQGKSLDPGALTEETLGKLRALNGIAERRGQTLAQLALTWLLRDDRVTSALVGASSVAQLEANVAAVRGPRLTADELAEIDTHATDAGLNLWARSSES; from the coding sequence ATGACCCCTGCCCCCTACCGGCCCGTGGACGACCGCTACGACGGTCGGATGCCGTACCGCCGCACCGGCCGCAGCGGGCTGAAGCTGCCCGCGATCTCGCTCGGCCTGTGGCACAACTTCGGTGACGACAAGCCGATGGAGACCCAGCGGGCGATCCTGCGCCGCGCCTTCGACCTCGGTGTCACCCACTTCGACCTGGCCAACAACTACGGCCCGCCGTACGGCTCGGCGGAGGCCAACTTCGGCCGCCACTTCGCCGCCGACTTCCGCCCGTACCGCGACGAGCTGGTGATCTCCACCAAGGCGGGGTACGACATGTGGCCCGGCCCCTACGGCGAGTGGGGGTCCCGCAAGTACCTGCTCTCCAGCCTGGACCAGTCGCTGACCCGGATGGGCCTGGACTACGTCGACATCTTCTACTCGCACCGGTTCGACCCGGACACCCCGCTGGAAGAGACCATGGGCGCGCTGGCGTCCGCCGTACAGCAGGGCAAGGCCCTCTACGTGGGCATCTCCTCCTACAGCGCGGAGCGCACCCGGGAGGCGGCGGCCATCCTCGCCGACCTGGGCGTGCCGCTGCTGATCCACCAGCCGTCGTACTCCATGCTCAACCGCTGGCTGGAGGAGGACGGCCTGCTGGAGGTGCTGGAGGAGGCGGGCGCCGGCTGCATCGGGTTCGCGCCGCTGGCGCAGGGCCTGCTCACCGACCGGTATCTGCACGGCGTCCCGGAGGGCTCCCGGGCCACCCAGGGCAAGTCGCTGGACCCGGGCGCGCTCACCGAGGAGACGCTGGGCAAGCTGCGCGCCCTCAATGGGATCGCCGAGCGGCGCGGCCAGACGCTGGCCCAGCTGGCGCTGACCTGGCTGCTGCGCGACGACCGGGTCACCTCGGCGCTGGTCGGCGCCTCCTCGGTGGCGCAGTTGGAGGCCAATGTGGCGGCGGTGCGGGGGCCGCGCCTCACCGCCGACGAACTGGCGGAGATCGACACCCACGCCACCGACGCCGGCCTCAACCTCTGGGCCAGGTCAAGCGAGAGCTGA
- a CDS encoding pyridoxal phosphate-dependent aminotransferase yields the protein MQVIQSSKLANVCYDIRGPVLDEAMRLEDEGHRILKLNTGNPAIFGFEAPPEILQDILKNLATAHGYGDSKGLLAARRAVVMHYEERGLHGLTVEDVYLGNGVSELIQMAMQALLDDGDEVLVPAPDYPLWTASVSLAGGTAVHYRCDEQADWYPDLADIEAKLTDRTRAIVIINPNNPTGAVYPVEVLEGLVEIARRHRLVVYSDEIYDKILYDGVTHTPTASLAPDLLCVTFNGLSKAYRVAGFRSGWMALSGPKDHASSYVEGLSILANMRLCANMPAQHAVAAALGGRQSIRDLILPGGRLLESRDAAWTLLNDIPGVSCVKPRGALYAFPRLDPRVYKVKDDAQLVLDLLRSQHILVVQGSGFNWPEPDHFRLVTLPRPEEVVDAVTRIGAFLQGYTQP from the coding sequence ATGCAGGTGATCCAGTCCAGCAAGCTCGCCAATGTCTGCTACGACATTCGCGGCCCGGTGCTCGACGAGGCGATGCGGCTGGAGGACGAGGGCCACCGCATTCTGAAGCTGAACACCGGCAACCCGGCGATCTTCGGTTTCGAGGCGCCGCCGGAGATCCTCCAGGACATCCTCAAGAACCTGGCCACCGCGCACGGCTACGGCGACTCCAAGGGGCTGCTGGCGGCCCGCCGCGCGGTGGTGATGCACTACGAGGAGCGCGGCCTGCACGGGCTGACGGTGGAGGACGTCTACCTCGGCAACGGGGTCTCCGAGCTGATCCAGATGGCCATGCAGGCGCTGCTGGACGACGGCGACGAGGTGCTGGTACCGGCGCCGGACTACCCGCTCTGGACGGCGTCGGTGAGCCTGGCGGGCGGTACGGCGGTGCACTACCGCTGCGACGAGCAGGCGGACTGGTACCCGGACCTGGCCGACATCGAGGCCAAGCTCACCGACCGCACCCGGGCCATCGTGATCATCAACCCCAACAACCCCACCGGTGCGGTCTACCCGGTGGAGGTGCTGGAGGGCCTGGTGGAGATCGCCCGCCGGCACCGGCTGGTGGTCTACTCGGACGAGATCTACGACAAGATCCTCTACGACGGGGTCACCCACACCCCGACCGCCTCGCTCGCGCCCGACCTGCTCTGCGTCACCTTCAACGGGCTCTCCAAGGCGTACCGGGTGGCGGGGTTCCGCTCGGGCTGGATGGCGCTGTCGGGGCCCAAGGACCATGCCTCCAGCTATGTCGAGGGGCTGTCGATCCTGGCCAATATGCGGCTCTGCGCCAATATGCCGGCCCAGCACGCGGTGGCGGCGGCGCTGGGCGGGCGGCAGTCGATCAGGGATCTGATCCTGCCGGGCGGGCGGCTGCTGGAGTCCCGGGACGCGGCGTGGACGCTGCTCAACGACATCCCCGGGGTCAGCTGCGTCAAGCCCCGGGGGGCGCTGTACGCCTTCCCCCGGCTGGACCCTCGGGTCTACAAGGTGAAGGACGATGCGCAACTGGTGCTGGACCTGCTGCGGTCCCAGCACATCCTGGTGGTGCAGGGCAGCGGCTTCAACTGGCCGGAGCCGGACCACTTCCGGCTGGTGACGCTGCCCCGGCCGGAGGAGGTGGTGGATGCGGTGACCCGGATCGGCGCCTTCCTCCAGGGCTACACCCAGCCTTGA
- a CDS encoding helix-turn-helix transcriptional regulator — MTSRPTAAHHLRDLARLRRVRDRIDREYAQPLDVEALARGAHMSAGHLSRQFRLAYGESPYGYLMTRRIERAMALLRRGDLSVTEVCFAVGCSSLGTFSTRFAELVGMPPSAYRRHAARATAGMPSCVAKQVTRPTRSRAAGSPSRT, encoded by the coding sequence GTGACCAGCAGACCCACCGCAGCGCACCACCTGCGCGACCTGGCGCGGCTGCGCCGCGTCCGCGACCGGATCGACCGGGAGTACGCGCAGCCGCTGGACGTCGAGGCGCTCGCCCGTGGCGCGCATATGTCGGCCGGGCACCTCAGCCGCCAGTTCCGGCTGGCCTATGGAGAGTCGCCGTACGGCTATCTGATGACGCGGCGCATCGAGCGGGCGATGGCGCTGCTGCGCCGGGGCGACCTCAGCGTCACCGAGGTCTGCTTCGCGGTGGGCTGCTCGTCGCTGGGCACCTTCAGTACGCGCTTCGCCGAACTGGTCGGTATGCCGCCCAGCGCCTATCGGCGCCATGCGGCGCGCGCCACGGCGGGGATGCCGTCATGCGTGGCGAAACAGGTGACCAGACCGACCAGGAGCCGAGCAGCGGGGTCACCGAGCCGAACCTAG
- a CDS encoding PhoH family protein: protein MVSSKSRRMHDRRTYVLDTSVLLADPMAMTRFEEHEVVLPVVVVTELEAKRHHPELGYFARQALRLLDDYRVRYGRLDEPIPAGEIGGTIRVELNHSDPSVLPAGYRLGDSDTRILAVARNLQAEGYDVTVVSKDLPMRIKASSVGLLAEEYRAELAITSGWTGMSELAVSGEEVDALFAQDAVDIEQARDLPVHTGLVLTSERGRALGRVTGDGRVRLVRGDREAFGLRGRSAEQRVALDLLLDSDVGIVSMGGRAGTGKSALALCAGLEAVLERRQHRKVMVFRPLYAVGGQELGYLPGTEAEKMSPWAQAVFDTLSAVTTSDVIEEVVGRGMLEVLPLTHIRGRSLHDAFVIVDEAQSLERNVLLTVLSRIGQGSRVVLTHDVAQRDNLRVGRYDGVVAVVEKLKGHPLFAHITLTRSERSPIAALVTEMLEDVQP from the coding sequence GTGGTCAGTTCCAAGAGCCGCCGGATGCACGACCGGCGCACGTACGTTCTCGACACCAGCGTGCTCCTGGCCGACCCGATGGCCATGACCCGTTTCGAGGAGCACGAGGTCGTGCTCCCGGTGGTCGTGGTCACCGAGCTGGAGGCCAAGCGGCACCACCCGGAGTTGGGCTACTTCGCCCGCCAGGCGCTACGGCTCCTGGACGACTACCGGGTCCGGTACGGGCGGCTGGACGAGCCGATCCCGGCCGGCGAGATCGGCGGCACCATCAGGGTGGAGCTCAACCACTCCGACCCGTCCGTGCTCCCGGCCGGTTACCGGCTCGGTGACAGCGACACCCGCATCCTCGCGGTCGCCCGCAACCTCCAGGCCGAGGGGTACGACGTCACCGTCGTCTCCAAGGACCTGCCGATGCGCATCAAGGCGAGTTCGGTCGGCCTGCTCGCGGAGGAGTACCGCGCGGAGCTGGCCATCACCTCCGGCTGGACCGGGATGTCCGAGCTCGCGGTCTCCGGCGAGGAGGTGGACGCCCTCTTCGCCCAGGACGCGGTGGACATCGAGCAGGCCCGCGACCTGCCCGTGCACACCGGTCTGGTGCTGACCTCCGAGCGCGGGCGCGCGCTCGGGCGGGTCACCGGGGACGGCCGGGTACGGCTGGTGCGCGGCGACCGGGAGGCGTTCGGCCTGCGCGGCCGCAGCGCCGAGCAGCGGGTCGCCCTGGACCTGCTGCTGGACTCGGACGTGGGGATCGTGTCCATGGGCGGACGGGCCGGCACCGGCAAGTCCGCGCTGGCGCTCTGTGCGGGGCTGGAAGCCGTACTGGAGCGCAGGCAGCACCGCAAGGTGATGGTGTTCCGCCCGCTGTACGCGGTCGGCGGCCAGGAGCTGGGCTATCTGCCGGGCACCGAGGCCGAGAAGATGAGCCCGTGGGCGCAGGCCGTCTTCGACACCCTCTCCGCGGTCACCACCTCGGATGTGATCGAGGAGGTGGTGGGCCGAGGCATGCTGGAGGTGCTGCCGCTGACCCACATCCGCGGCCGGTCGCTGCACGACGCCTTTGTGATCGTCGACGAGGCGCAGTCGCTGGAGCGCAATGTGCTGCTCACCGTGCTGTCCCGGATCGGCCAGGGCTCCCGGGTGGTGCTGACGCACGATGTGGCGCAGCGCGACAACCTGAGGGTGGGCCGGTACGACGGCGTGGTGGCGGTGGTGGAGAAGCTGAAGGGCCACCCGCTCTTCGCCCACATCACGCTCACCCGGTCCGAGCGGTCGCCGATCGCGGCGCTGGTCACCGAGATGTTGGAGGATGTGCAGCCCTGA
- a CDS encoding VOC family protein: protein MDLTIHTTFLPQDDPDAALAFYRDLLGFEVRNDVGYGGRRWITVGPAGQPGTSIVLEPPAADPGITDDERRTITEMMAKGSYARIILATADLDGTFARLQAGGAEVVEEPTEQPYGVRDCAFRDPAGNLVRINEVRNNEAR from the coding sequence ATGGACCTCACGATTCACACGACCTTCCTCCCGCAGGACGATCCGGACGCGGCCCTGGCGTTCTACCGCGACCTCCTCGGCTTCGAGGTCCGCAATGACGTCGGCTACGGCGGCAGGCGCTGGATCACGGTCGGCCCCGCCGGCCAGCCCGGCACCTCCATCGTCCTGGAGCCGCCGGCCGCAGACCCCGGCATCACCGACGACGAGCGCCGCACCATCACCGAGATGATGGCCAAGGGCAGCTATGCCCGCATCATCCTGGCCACCGCCGACCTCGACGGCACCTTTGCGCGGTTGCAGGCCGGCGGTGCCGAGGTGGTCGAGGAGCCGACCGAGCAGCCGTACGGGGTTCGCGACTGCGCCTTCCGCGACCCTGCGGGCAACCTGGTCCGCATCAACGAGGTCCGCAACAACGAGGCCCGCTGA
- a CDS encoding isoprenyl transferase, whose product MGLRDLVYRTPGLRNLVYGVYGRRVEAHLDPARVPRHVGVMLDGNRRWARAAGISTADGHRRGADKIQEFLGWCEETGVEVVTLWLLSTDNLSRPADELVPLLGIIEDAVQELADARRWRVHPVGALDLLPDTTSAVLKTAEQATGAVDGILVNVAVGYGGRHEIADAVRSLLQEHAGRGTSLDELAETVDTDAIAAHLYTRGQPDPDLVIRTSGEQRLSGFLLWQSAHSEFYFCEAYWPAFRKVDFLRAVRDYAARHRRFGG is encoded by the coding sequence ATGGGTCTGCGCGACCTGGTCTATCGCACACCGGGTCTGCGGAACCTGGTCTACGGCGTATACGGGCGCCGAGTCGAAGCGCATCTCGATCCGGCACGCGTCCCGCGCCATGTGGGCGTCATGCTGGACGGCAACCGCCGCTGGGCCCGGGCCGCGGGCATCAGCACCGCCGACGGGCACCGCCGGGGCGCGGACAAGATCCAGGAGTTCCTCGGCTGGTGCGAGGAGACCGGCGTCGAGGTGGTCACCCTCTGGCTGCTCTCCACCGACAACCTCAGCCGGCCCGCCGACGAGCTGGTCCCGCTGCTGGGGATCATCGAGGACGCGGTGCAGGAGCTGGCGGACGCCCGGCGCTGGCGGGTCCACCCGGTGGGGGCGCTGGACCTGCTGCCGGACACCACCTCCGCCGTGCTGAAGACCGCCGAGCAGGCCACCGGCGCGGTGGACGGCATCCTGGTCAATGTCGCCGTCGGTTACGGGGGGCGGCATGAGATCGCCGACGCGGTGCGCTCCCTGCTCCAGGAGCACGCCGGCCGTGGCACCTCGCTGGACGAGCTGGCCGAGACCGTCGACACCGACGCCATCGCCGCCCACCTCTACACCCGTGGCCAGCCCGACCCCGACCTGGTGATCCGGACCTCGGGTGAGCAGCGGCTCTCCGGCTTCCTGCTCTGGCAGAGCGCGCACAGCGAGTTCTACTTCTGCGAGGCATACTGGCCGGCGTTCCGCAAGGTGGACTTCCTGCGTGCGGTGCGTGACTACGCCGCGCGGCATCGGCGCTTCGGGGGCTGA
- a CDS encoding chitinase, translating into MARAAHRRRRRTIGALTAGATALGAALAGVALLPAGANAADGNLVVNGGFETGTKANWTCSGTANIVTSPVHSGSYALTATPSNSDTGQCEQKVSVQPNSSYTLSAWVQGAYVYLGTTGTGTTDVSTWTTSSSWSQLSTSFKTGPSTTSVTVWVHGWYGQAAFSADDVTLTGPGGTPPTSQPPTSQPPTSKPPTTPPPTTQPPTSQPPTSQPPTSPPPSGGVPKHAVTGYWQNFDNGATVQRLRDVQSAYDIIAVSFADADPSNRGGITFTLDPALGSKLGGYTDADFRADIAAKHAAGKKVVLSVGGQNGTITVADSTAAANFANSSWALMQKYGFDGVDIDLENGVNPTYMGQSLHSLASKAGSGFVLTMAPETIGMYSTSGAYFQLALTVKDILTVVNTQFYNSGSMNGCDGKVYSQGTVDFITAQVCTHIQGGLAPSQVGIGVPASTRAAGGGYVSPSVVNDALDCLATGSRCGSFVPPAKWPTIRGAMTWSTNWDAANGNAFSNSVGSHVHAMP; encoded by the coding sequence ATGGCACGTGCTGCACACAGAAGGCGCAGGCGCACCATAGGCGCCCTCACGGCCGGCGCCACCGCCCTCGGCGCGGCGCTGGCCGGCGTCGCCCTGCTTCCGGCGGGCGCCAACGCGGCCGACGGCAACCTGGTCGTCAACGGCGGCTTCGAGACCGGTACCAAGGCCAACTGGACCTGTTCCGGAACCGCGAACATCGTCACCTCGCCCGTGCACTCCGGCTCATATGCGCTCACCGCGACCCCCAGCAACTCCGACACGGGTCAGTGCGAGCAGAAGGTGTCGGTGCAGCCCAACTCCAGCTACACGCTGAGCGCCTGGGTGCAGGGTGCCTATGTCTACCTCGGCACCACCGGCACCGGCACCACCGATGTCTCCACCTGGACCACCTCGTCGTCCTGGAGCCAGCTCAGCACCAGCTTCAAGACGGGCCCGTCCACCACCAGCGTCACGGTCTGGGTGCACGGCTGGTACGGGCAGGCCGCCTTCTCCGCCGACGATGTCACCCTGACCGGGCCCGGCGGCACCCCGCCGACCTCGCAACCGCCGACCTCGCAGCCGCCCACGTCCAAGCCCCCGACGACGCCGCCGCCGACGACGCAGCCCCCCACCTCGCAGCCCCCGACCTCCCAGCCCCCGACCTCGCCGCCGCCCTCCGGCGGCGTGCCCAAGCACGCGGTCACCGGCTACTGGCAGAACTTCGACAACGGCGCCACCGTGCAGCGGCTGCGCGACGTCCAGAGCGCGTACGACATCATCGCGGTCTCCTTCGCCGACGCCGACCCGAGCAACCGGGGCGGCATCACCTTCACCCTCGACCCGGCCCTCGGCTCCAAGCTGGGCGGCTACACCGACGCCGACTTCAGGGCCGACATCGCCGCCAAGCACGCCGCCGGCAAGAAGGTCGTGCTCTCGGTCGGCGGCCAGAACGGCACCATCACCGTCGCCGACTCCACCGCCGCCGCCAACTTCGCCAACAGCTCCTGGGCGCTGATGCAGAAGTACGGCTTCGACGGCGTCGACATCGACCTGGAGAACGGCGTCAACCCGACCTATATGGGTCAGTCGCTGCACTCCCTGGCGAGCAAGGCGGGCTCCGGCTTCGTCCTCACCATGGCGCCCGAGACCATCGGGATGTACAGCACCAGCGGCGCCTACTTCCAGCTGGCGCTGACCGTGAAGGACATCCTCACCGTCGTCAACACCCAGTTCTACAACTCGGGTTCGATGAACGGCTGCGACGGCAAGGTCTACTCCCAGGGCACCGTCGACTTCATCACCGCCCAGGTCTGCACCCACATCCAGGGCGGCCTCGCCCCGTCCCAGGTCGGCATCGGCGTCCCGGCGTCCACCCGGGCGGCCGGGGGCGGCTATGTCTCCCCGTCCGTGGTGAACGACGCCCTCGACTGCCTCGCCACCGGCAGCCGCTGCGGCTCCTTCGTCCCCCCGGCGAAGTGGCCCACCATCCGGGGCGCCATGACCTGGTCCACCAACTGGGACGCCGCCAACGGCAATGCCTTCTCCAACAGCGTGGGCTCGCACGTCCACGCCATGCCGTAA
- a CDS encoding ATP-binding cassette domain-containing protein, with protein MSMATRTDTQAPALPAADSHELIRVHGARENNLKDVSIEIPKRRLTVFTGISGSGKSSLVFGTIAAESQRLINETYSAFVQGFMPTLARPEVDVLEGLTTAIIVDQQRMGADPRSTVGTATDANAMLRILFSRLGKPHIGSPNAFSFNVPSVRASGAITVERGGGKTVRQTFTRTGGMCPRCEGRGTVSDIDLTQLFDDSKSLAEGAITVPGYKVDGWWTVRTFTDSGFLDPDKPIRDYTEAELHDFLHREPTKVKVNGVNLTYEGLIPRVRKSFLSKDRESLQPQIRAFVDRAVTFTACPECDGTRLSEGARSSRIGGINIADACAMQISDLAAWVRSIEEPSVAPLLATLRQTLDSFVEIGLGYLSLDRQSGTLSGGEAQRVKMIRHLGSSLTDVTYVFDEPTTGLHPHDIQRMNGLLLRLRDKGNTVLVVEHKPETIVIADHVIDLGPGAGTAGGTVCFEGTIEGLRAGGTLTGRHLDDRAAVKETVRTPTGTLEIRGATTHNLRDVDVDIPLGVLVVVTGVAGSGKSSLIHGSLVNGSLVNGSLVNGSLVNGSLVNGSGAADGGVVSIGQGAIRGSRRSNPATYTGLLDPIRKAFAKANGVKPALFSANSEGACPNCNGAGVVYVDLAMMAGIATPCEECEGKRFQAAVLDHHLGGRDISEVLAMSVTEAEQFFGAGEARTPAAHAILRRLADVGLGYLSLGQPLTTLSGGERQRLKLATHMAEKGGVYVLDEPTTGLHLADVEQLLGLLDRLVDSGKSVIVIEHHQAVMAHADWIVDLGPGAGHDGGRIVFEGTPADLVAARSTLTGEHLAAYVGA; from the coding sequence ATGAGCATGGCCACGAGGACGGACACGCAGGCGCCTGCGCTGCCCGCTGCCGACAGCCACGAACTGATCCGCGTGCACGGCGCGCGCGAGAACAACCTCAAGGACGTCAGCATCGAGATACCGAAGCGCCGGCTGACGGTGTTCACCGGCATCTCCGGCTCGGGCAAGAGCTCCCTGGTGTTCGGCACCATCGCCGCTGAGTCGCAGCGGCTGATCAATGAGACCTACAGCGCCTTCGTCCAGGGCTTCATGCCGACGCTGGCACGGCCCGAGGTCGACGTGCTCGAAGGGCTGACCACCGCGATCATCGTGGACCAGCAGCGGATGGGTGCCGACCCCCGCTCCACGGTCGGCACCGCCACCGACGCCAACGCGATGCTGCGCATCCTCTTCAGCCGGCTCGGGAAGCCGCATATCGGCTCACCCAACGCGTTCTCCTTCAACGTCCCCTCGGTCCGGGCGAGCGGTGCGATCACCGTCGAACGCGGTGGCGGCAAGACCGTACGGCAGACCTTCACCCGCACCGGCGGCATGTGCCCGCGCTGCGAAGGCCGGGGCACGGTCTCCGATATCGACCTCACCCAGCTCTTCGACGACTCCAAGTCGCTCGCCGAGGGCGCCATCACCGTCCCCGGTTACAAGGTGGACGGCTGGTGGACGGTGCGGACCTTCACCGACTCGGGCTTCCTCGACCCGGACAAGCCGATCCGCGACTACACCGAGGCCGAGCTGCACGACTTCCTCCACCGCGAGCCGACCAAGGTGAAGGTCAACGGCGTCAACCTCACCTATGAGGGGCTGATCCCCCGGGTCCGGAAGTCGTTCCTCTCCAAGGACCGGGAGTCGCTGCAACCGCAGATCCGGGCGTTTGTGGACCGGGCGGTCACCTTCACCGCCTGCCCCGAGTGCGACGGCACCCGGCTCAGCGAGGGGGCCCGGTCGTCGCGGATCGGCGGGATCAACATCGCCGACGCCTGCGCGATGCAGATCAGCGACCTGGCCGCATGGGTCCGCAGCATCGAGGAACCGTCGGTGGCACCGCTGCTCGCGACGCTGCGGCAGACCCTCGACTCCTTTGTGGAGATCGGGCTGGGCTACCTCTCGCTGGACCGGCAGTCGGGCACACTCTCGGGCGGCGAGGCGCAGCGCGTCAAGATGATCCGCCACCTCGGTTCCTCGCTCACCGATGTCACCTATGTCTTCGACGAGCCCACCACGGGCCTGCACCCCCATGACATCCAGCGGATGAACGGCCTGCTGCTGCGGCTGCGGGACAAGGGCAACACGGTGCTCGTGGTGGAGCACAAGCCGGAGACGATCGTGATCGCCGACCATGTGATCGACCTCGGCCCCGGCGCCGGTACGGCGGGCGGCACCGTCTGCTTCGAGGGCACCATCGAAGGGCTGCGGGCCGGCGGCACCCTCACCGGCCGCCATCTCGACGACCGGGCCGCCGTCAAGGAGACGGTGCGGACGCCCACCGGCACGCTGGAGATCCGTGGCGCGACGACGCACAACCTGCGCGATGTCGACGTCGACATCCCGCTCGGGGTGCTGGTCGTCGTCACCGGCGTCGCCGGCTCCGGCAAGAGCTCGCTCATCCACGGGTCGCTGGTCAACGGGTCGCTGGTCAACGGGTCGCTGGTCAACGGGTCGCTGGTCAACGGGTCGCTGGTCAACGGCTCGGGGGCGGCCGACGGGGGTGTGGTGTCGATCGGCCAGGGCGCGATCCGTGGCTCGCGGCGGAGCAACCCGGCGACGTACACCGGACTGCTCGACCCGATCCGCAAGGCGTTCGCCAAGGCCAACGGCGTGAAGCCGGCGCTCTTCAGCGCCAACTCCGAGGGCGCCTGCCCCAACTGCAACGGCGCCGGGGTCGTCTATGTCGACCTGGCGATGATGGCCGGTATCGCCACCCCCTGCGAGGAGTGCGAGGGGAAGCGGTTCCAGGCAGCGGTGCTGGACCACCACCTCGGCGGTCGCGACATCAGCGAGGTGTTGGCGATGTCGGTGACCGAGGCCGAGCAGTTCTTCGGCGCCGGCGAGGCGCGCACCCCGGCCGCGCACGCCATCCTCAGGCGACTCGCCGACGTCGGGCTGGGCTACCTCAGCCTCGGCCAGCCGCTCACCACGCTCTCCGGCGGCGAGCGGCAGCGGCTCAAGCTGGCCACCCACATGGCGGAGAAGGGCGGCGTCTACGTCCTGGACGAGCCGACCACCGGCCTCCACCTCGCCGATGTCGAGCAGCTGCTCGGCCTGCTCGACCGGCTGGTGGACTCCGGCAAGTCGGTCATCGTCATCGAGCACCACCAGGCGGTCATGGCACACGCCGACTGGATCGTCGACCTCGGCCCCGGCGCCGGCCACGACGGCGGCCGGATCGTCTTCGAAGGCACCCCCGCCGACCTCGTCGCCGCCCGCTCCACCCTCACCGGGGAGCACCTCGCGGCCTATGTCGGCGCCTGA
- a CDS encoding SCO4983 family protein: MYEPIRHKSVHTMRESAPMAAAARPRTAHHNSSDHTGVPADRPAHLRQQLAGHLDALLSATAELRRATAAALDAAPAPDPALGGQRADLESAAQRIGDRIAELSPAGEPLRVRHLPDSAAAGSLAELHARAHTLAGRVLVVAAAQQDTATAMLACTRMDAHEAACRALRAA, from the coding sequence ATGTACGAGCCGATACGCCACAAGTCCGTGCACACCATGCGGGAGTCCGCCCCGATGGCGGCCGCCGCGCGCCCCCGCACGGCGCACCACAACAGCAGCGACCACACCGGCGTGCCCGCCGACCGGCCCGCCCACCTGCGGCAACAGCTCGCCGGGCACCTGGACGCGCTGCTCTCCGCCACCGCCGAGCTGCGCCGGGCCACCGCCGCCGCACTCGATGCCGCACCCGCGCCGGATCCGGCGCTCGGCGGCCAGCGGGCCGACCTGGAGAGCGCGGCGCAGCGGATCGGCGACCGGATCGCGGAGCTCTCCCCCGCCGGGGAGCCGCTGCGCGTCCGCCACCTCCCCGACTCCGCCGCCGCCGGCTCCCTCGCCGAGCTGCACGCCCGCGCCCATACGCTGGCCGGGCGGGTGCTGGTGGTGGCCGCCGCCCAGCAGGACACCGCCACCGCGATGCTGGCCTGCACCCGGATGGACGCCCATGAGGCGGCCTGCCGGGCGCTGCGTGCGGCCTGA
- a CDS encoding VOC family protein, protein MTGSSTQGIKTVLHPVSDLAAAKAVYAALLGVEPQADSSYYVGFEAAGQHIGLVPGGGPQGMTAPVAYWHVPDIEAKIAEVTAAGATVKEPAHDVGGGRLVATVTDPDGNVLGLLQDR, encoded by the coding sequence ATGACCGGCTCTTCCACCCAGGGAATCAAGACCGTGCTGCATCCCGTGTCCGACCTGGCGGCGGCCAAGGCCGTGTACGCCGCGCTGCTCGGCGTGGAGCCGCAGGCCGACTCGTCCTACTATGTCGGCTTCGAGGCCGCGGGCCAGCACATCGGGCTGGTCCCGGGCGGTGGACCGCAGGGCATGACCGCACCGGTGGCCTACTGGCACGTACCGGACATCGAGGCGAAGATCGCCGAGGTGACCGCCGCGGGTGCCACCGTGAAGGAGCCCGCGCACGATGTCGGTGGCGGCCGCCTGGTGGCCACCGTCACCGACCCCGACGGCAACGTCCTCGGGCTGCTTCAGGACCGATGA